A portion of the Glycine max cultivar Williams 82 chromosome 10, Glycine_max_v4.0, whole genome shotgun sequence genome contains these proteins:
- the LOC100787547 gene encoding uncharacterized protein, producing the protein MGDSCLTSLSMENHHPSTLLSMDSSASSHEELDLEMNRQIILTRPPDINLPLSAERSPPPQPWNSEPCDILDVGLGTQGYETESFLNLPKAGRKCAKRVDSIWGAWFFFSFYFKPALNDKSKAKIVRDSNGVSGFDKSDLKLDVFMVQHDMENMYMWVFKERPENALGKMQLRSYMNGHSRQGERPFPFSADKGFARSHRMQRKHYRGLSNPQCVHGVEVVSTPNLMTLDEDDRKRWIELTGRDLNFTIPTEASDFSSWRNLPNTDFELERPPPPIKNGPNAHPKKLLNGSGLNGSGLNGSGLNGSGLHLSNHSNGDGLDLSPVSSKKRKDFFPHGNEEECYLAVNPPSDRIPDIEMHPTEPHWLNDFSGVIKSVYGPVTAAKTIYEDEQGYLIIISLPFVDLPSVKVSWRNTLTHGIIKVSCMSTSRKPLIKRHDRTFKLTDPSSEHCPPGEFVREIPLSTRIPEDANIEAYYDGPGSVLEILVPKHRVGPEEHEVRVCLRPHLGGNDLKLT; encoded by the coding sequence ATGGGCGATTCTTGTCTTACTTCTTTGTCAATGGAGAATCATCACCCTTCCACGCTCTTGTCAATGGACTCAAGTGCATCTTCTCACGAGGAACTGGATTTGGAGATGAATCGCCAAATCATACTCACCCGTCCGCCGGATATTAATCTTCCCCTCTCCGCCGAGCGCAGCCCACCGCCACAGCCGTGGAATTCTGAGCCCTGTGATATTCTAGATGTTGGTCTTGGTACTCAAGGCTATGAGACTGAGAGTTTTCTCAATCTGCCCAAAGCTGGTAGGAAGTGCGCGAAGCGTGTTGATAGCATATGGGGTGCTTGGTTTTTCTTCAGTTTTTACTTTAAGCCTGCTTTGAATGACAAGTCCAAGGCCAAGATTGTCAGGGACAGCAACGGTGTCTCAGGGTTCGATAAGTCTGATCTGAAGCTGGATGTTTTCATGGTTCAGCACGACATGGAAAACATGTACATGTGGGTTTTCAAGGAGAGGCCGGAGAACGCGCTGGGTAAGATGCAGCTGAGGAGTTACATGAATGGGCATTCTCGCCAAGGGGAGCGCCCGTTTCCGTTTAGTGCTGACAAGGGTTTTGCTCGGTCCCACAGGATGCAACGAAAGCATTATAGAGGACTATCAAACCCTCAATGCGTGCATGGCGTTGAGGTTGTTTCCACACCCAATCTGATGACCCTGGATGAGGATGATCGAAAAAGGTGGATAGAACTCACTGGCCGAGACTTGAATTTTACAATTCCAACTGAAGCAAGTGATTTCAGTTCATGGAGAAATCTTCCCAACACGGACTTTGAGCTTGAGAGGCCACCTCCCCCAATCAAGAATGGTCCTAATGCACACCCGAAGAAGCTGCTTAATGGATCTGGACTTAACGGATCTGGTCTTAACGGATCTGGTCTTAATGGATCTGGACTTCACCTATCTAACCACAGTAATGGTGATGGGTTGGACCTCTCTCCTGTCAGCAGCAAAAAGAGGAAGGACTTTTTCCCTCATgggaatgaagaagaatgttACTTGGCTGTTAATCCTCCATCCGATCGTATTCCAGATATAGAAATGCACCCAACTGAGCCACACTGGTTGAATGACTTCAGCGGGGTGATAAAAAGTGTTTATGGACCTGTTACAGCTGCAAAAACTATTTATGAGGATGAACAAGGTTACTTGATTATTATCAGTCTGCCCTTTGTAGATCTTCCAAGTGTGAAAGTTTCATGGAGGAACACTCTGACTCACGGTATCATAAAGGTTTCTTGTATGAGCACATCTCGAAAGCCTCTCATCAAGAGACATGATAGGACATTCAAGCTTACAGATCCATCGTCAGAGCACTGCCCTCCTGGAGAGTTCGTCCGAGAAATCCCTCTTTCAACCCGAATTCCTGAAGACGCCAACATAGAAGCATACTACGATGGGCCAGGATCTGTGCTTGAGATCCTGGTGCCAAAACATCGCGTGGGACCTGAAGAGCATGAAGTCCGTGTTTGCCTCCGCCCTCATCTGGGAGGGAATGATCTTAAGTTAACTTGA